Below is a window of Candidatus Nanosynbacter sp. HMT-352 DNA.
GCATCAAAAAGTTCTGGCCAAATTTTTTCCAGAGTCGCCGCAGCAATTTTCATACCAGAAACATCCAGCACAGCATACGTCGGATTATCCGGCACGACTAGCTCACCATCGTACGTATCAAAAAACGTTAGTAGCCCCGACGGCGTCGTCATTTTATTGATATCAAATTTACCTCGTGGCGCGCTCAATATTTTTCCGTAAGGCAGAGAACCTAGCTTGGACTCATATTGCAGTCGCTCGTCGTCACTTAGCAAATCTTCTTTGGTCACTAAAATCATATCAGCCGCTTGCAACTCAATTTCATGCGCCGGCTCAATTCCGCGCAAAATCTCATGTGCGTCAATAACATAAAAACTCTGCGCCAACTCGTACTTATTGAATATTTGTGCATTAATCAACTTCTCGACCAAATTCATCGTTCGCGCCACACCAGTCGCCTCGATAAACACCGGAGTAGGGGAATTGCGACAAAAGTCAAGTAACATTCGCGTCAACGCATGCTTCGATGAACAGCAAACACAATCACCAGCCAAAGTCGTCACAATATCCGCCAGCTTTTCCAATCGATAACCGTCAACGTTTTCATTAGCGTATTCATTCTCAATCACCCGAGAACCCTTATAGTCACTTTGTTGCAATAAGAATTCAAGAACACTAGTTTTCCCAGCGCCCAACGAGCCGTTCACCAAATATAACGGAACTTTATCGACAATCGCTCGCCCATCATCAAACGGCGCATTAATGCTAAATTCCAAATCGTCATCGCGTTTTGTCATATGCTTATTATACGTCATTTTCACAAGGTGATATACTAAGTCTATGAAAGTCATCTTAGCATTGGGAAATCCAGGCGAAAAATACACAAACACGAGGCATAATGCTGGGTTTTTGGCTATTGATAAATTTGCGTCAGAGAATAATGCAGTTTTTTGCAACAAGCCGAAGTTTTCCGCGGATATCGCCGAACTCAATATTTCTGGAGAAAAAATCCTGCTGGTTAAGCCAACTACTTTTTACAACGAGGTTGGAATTTCCGCCCGAGCAATCTTAGATTTTTACAAATTGACATTGGACGATTTACTAATTATTCACGACGACACAGCGCTGGATTTTGGTAAAATTCGAACCCGCAAAGGCGGACGAGACGCAGGCAGCAACGGATTAAAATCCCTTCACACCCACGTCGGACCAGATTTTTGGCACATTCGTATTGGCACAGATAATTTGCTCAGACGCCAAGTTGGTGACGTAGATTTTGTCCTAGGCAAGTTCAACTCAGATGAGCAAAAAATCCTCCAGAACTGGATATTGCCCGAATCAATTAACTTGGTCGAGAAATTCATCAACGGAACTATCGAGCCGTTCAGTATAAAATATTAACCAGATTCTAGCGTCGTTTTCGCGGCACAATTTTTGAAGCGCTGTTCTTCAATTGCTCTTCGGCTTGATGTAATTTTGTAGCCGCAGCTTCTTGTAGATTGATAGATCTGGCTTCCAACATACTACTACCAACCGCCAAACTCACGAACAATAAGCCCAAGCCACCCGTCGCCCATTCCGGCAATTCCAAGTGGAATAATTTGGCAATCATCATCACGCCGAGCGCCATAATTGCCCAGTGAGCGCCATTTTCCAGATATTTATATTTGCTAAGCGCGCCTGTTCGCAACAAATATACGGTTAATGATCGGACCCAAATCGCTCCAGCGCCCAGCCCAGCCACAATTAGTAGCACGCTGTTGGTAATGGCGAACGCACCAATCACACCGTCAAAACTAAAGCTGGCGTCCAAAATTTCCAAATATAACAAGCTAGCGAACGCCGCCCAGCCAGTTTTAATCTTAACGGATTTCGCGTCATCTTCATGGAAAAATGACCCAAATAGTTCCAGTCCAATATGTAGCACAATTCCAAGAACCGCTGAAATCAACACCAAAGATTTATGCGGCGCCTCGACCGTAAAATACAAAACAGCCGCCACGCTAAGCATTATGCACACCTTAAAATTCTCAAATCGCCCAGCCTTCGCCAAGATCGGCTCAACATGTCGCATCCAGTGAACACGCTTGTTGTAATCGATGAAATAGCTAAGTCCAATCATAATCAAAAACGCACCACCAAACGCGTCAATCATCGGCGACGCTTCGTGCAGGATTTTACCGTACTCGACAGGTTTATGAAGCGCCAGATTGACAACATCCATAAATCCATGACCGCTCGCAATCATCACAATAGCAATTGGCAATATAAATCGAACGACAAACACCGCCACAAATATGCCAGCCGTTAAGAAGACTTTTTGCCAAACTTGGCTCATTCCCGCCAAAACTTTGCTATTTATCACCGCGTTGTCGAAGCTAAACGTAACTTCCAAAACCACCAAAATAGTAAATAGCCAAAGACCACTAACGCCCATATGACTAAAAATCAAACTGCCCAGACCTAAGGTCAATAGGACTGAAAACCAGAAAATCCGAAACGGATGATGTGAACGTAAAAGATGCTTCATATTGATTTAGTATAGCATAA
It encodes the following:
- a CDS encoding DUF475 domain-containing protein — its product is MKHLLRSHHPFRIFWFSVLLTLGLGSLIFSHMGVSGLWLFTILVVLEVTFSFDNAVINSKVLAGMSQVWQKVFLTAGIFVAVFVVRFILPIAIVMIASGHGFMDVVNLALHKPVEYGKILHEASPMIDAFGGAFLIMIGLSYFIDYNKRVHWMRHVEPILAKAGRFENFKVCIMLSVAAVLYFTVEAPHKSLVLISAVLGIVLHIGLELFGSFFHEDDAKSVKIKTGWAAFASLLYLEILDASFSFDGVIGAFAITNSVLLIVAGLGAGAIWVRSLTVYLLRTGALSKYKYLENGAHWAIMALGVMMIAKLFHLELPEWATGGLGLLFVSLAVGSSMLEARSINLQEAAATKLHQAEEQLKNSASKIVPRKRR
- the pth gene encoding aminoacyl-tRNA hydrolase, with protein sequence MKVILALGNPGEKYTNTRHNAGFLAIDKFASENNAVFCNKPKFSADIAELNISGEKILLVKPTTFYNEVGISARAILDFYKLTLDDLLIIHDDTALDFGKIRTRKGGRDAGSNGLKSLHTHVGPDFWHIRIGTDNLLRRQVGDVDFVLGKFNSDEQKILQNWILPESINLVEKFINGTIEPFSIKY
- a CDS encoding GTP-binding protein — its product is MTKRDDDLEFSINAPFDDGRAIVDKVPLYLVNGSLGAGKTSVLEFLLQQSDYKGSRVIENEYANENVDGYRLEKLADIVTTLAGDCVCCSSKHALTRMLLDFCRNSPTPVFIEATGVARTMNLVEKLINAQIFNKYELAQSFYVIDAHEILRGIEPAHEIELQAADMILVTKEDLLSDDERLQYESKLGSLPYGKILSAPRGKFDINKMTTPSGLLTFFDTYDGELVVPDNPTYAVLDVSGMKIAAATLEKIWPELFDAYKLRRMKGCFIDDNGVRHHLEATENQIQIANSVAEEPAKIVLIGERADEITREVLSAQLMMFE